A part of Streptomyces sp. NBC_01235 genomic DNA contains:
- a CDS encoding SixA phosphatase family protein: protein MTGPGGGGPRRLVVLRHAKSAWPDGVPDHERPLAPRGLRDAPAAGRALAEAGCLPDLALCSTAVRARRTWELAAAQWAGPTPPVRFDPRLYGADVPELLGVVHETPAEVGTLLLVGHNPGLEELVLDLAGEGLDDALDEVRLKFPTSAVAVLAWYGPNWRALTPGTALLTSMTVPRGAKPHRSDG from the coding sequence GTGACCGGGCCCGGCGGCGGGGGACCGCGTCGGCTGGTGGTGCTGCGGCACGCCAAGTCGGCCTGGCCGGACGGCGTCCCCGACCACGAACGGCCACTGGCCCCGCGCGGCCTCCGGGACGCACCGGCCGCGGGCCGCGCGCTCGCCGAGGCCGGCTGCCTCCCCGACCTCGCCCTGTGTTCCACCGCCGTCCGCGCCCGCCGGACCTGGGAACTGGCCGCCGCCCAATGGGCCGGCCCGACGCCCCCGGTGCGCTTCGACCCGCGCCTCTACGGGGCCGACGTACCCGAGCTGCTGGGTGTCGTCCACGAGACGCCCGCCGAGGTCGGGACGCTGCTGCTGGTCGGCCACAACCCCGGCCTGGAGGAACTGGTCCTCGACCTGGCGGGGGAGGGCCTCGACGACGCCCTGGACGAGGTGCGGCTGAAGTTCCCGACGTCGGCCGTCGCCGTCCTGGCCTGGTACGGGCCCAACTGGCGCGCCCTGACCCCCGGCACGGCCCTGCTGACCTCGATGACCGTGCCGCGCGGCGCAAAGCCGCACAGGAGCGACGGCTAG
- a CDS encoding cation diffusion facilitator family transporter — protein sequence MSERHDHGHEHAHGHHHDHEHAQEHPHHHPSPGLRHRVAHLLTPHSHESADKLDSALESSARGMRALWVSLAVLGVTAVAQAVVVMLSGSVALLGDTVHNAADALTAVPLGIAFVLGRRAATRRFTYGYGRAEDLAGIAIVLTIAASAAFAGWVAVERLLNPRPVDHVGAVAAAALVGFAGNEWVARYRIRVGRSIGSAALVADGLHARTDGFTSLAVLLGAGGSALGWQLADPVVGLAITAAIALVLRDAAREVFRRVLDAVDPALVDRAEQALREVEGVHGVGELRLRWIGHRLRAEVAVVVDGEVTVRQAHGIAVDAEHALLHAVPRLTAALVHADPAQAPGEDDPHLPLAHHAAV from the coding sequence GTGAGTGAGCGGCACGACCACGGGCACGAGCACGCGCACGGACACCACCACGATCACGAGCACGCGCAGGAGCACCCGCACCATCACCCCTCCCCCGGCCTCCGCCACCGCGTGGCCCACCTCCTCACCCCGCACTCCCACGAGAGTGCCGACAAGCTGGACTCCGCCCTGGAGTCCTCGGCCCGGGGCATGCGCGCACTCTGGGTCTCGCTGGCGGTGCTGGGTGTGACAGCCGTCGCGCAGGCGGTCGTGGTCATGTTGTCGGGGTCGGTGGCGCTGCTCGGCGACACGGTGCACAACGCGGCGGACGCGCTGACGGCCGTACCCCTGGGGATCGCCTTCGTGCTGGGCCGACGGGCGGCCACGCGCCGCTTCACCTACGGCTACGGGCGGGCGGAGGACCTGGCGGGCATCGCGATCGTGCTGACGATCGCCGCGTCGGCGGCCTTCGCCGGGTGGGTGGCCGTCGAGCGGCTGCTGAACCCGCGGCCCGTCGACCACGTCGGCGCGGTCGCCGCGGCGGCGCTGGTGGGCTTCGCGGGCAACGAGTGGGTCGCGCGCTACCGCATCCGGGTCGGTCGTTCGATCGGCTCGGCCGCGCTGGTCGCGGACGGGCTGCACGCGCGCACGGACGGATTCACCTCACTGGCGGTGCTGCTGGGCGCGGGCGGCTCGGCGCTGGGGTGGCAGCTCGCCGACCCGGTCGTCGGGTTGGCGATCACGGCGGCGATCGCGCTGGTGCTGCGGGACGCGGCGCGGGAGGTGTTCCGGCGAGTGCTGGACGCCGTCGACCCGGCCCTGGTCGACCGGGCCGAGCAAGCGCTGCGGGAGGTCGAAGGGGTGCACGGGGTGGGCGAGTTGCGGCTGCGCTGGATCGGGCACCGGCTGCGCGCCGAGGTGGCGGTCGTCGTGGACGGCGAGGTGACGGTACGTCAGGCACACGGCATCGCCGTGGACGCCGAACACGCCCTGCTGCACGCCGTACCGCGTCTGACGGCCGCGCTGGTCCACGCGGACCCGGCACAGGCACCGGGCGAGGACGACCCCCATCTGCCCCTCGCCCATCACGCGGCGGTCTGA
- a CDS encoding CoA-binding protein, with product MYGDEATIRKILTGLGGTWAVVGLSTNRRRAAYGVAEVLQLFGKRVVPVHPKAETVHGEQGYASLADIPFEVDVVDVFVNSELAGAVADEAVAKGAKAVWFQLDVVDEAAYDRTRAAGLEMVMDRCPAIEIPRLGRNS from the coding sequence GTGTACGGCGACGAGGCAACGATCCGCAAGATCCTCACCGGGCTCGGTGGCACCTGGGCCGTGGTGGGCCTGTCGACGAACCGCCGGCGCGCGGCCTACGGCGTCGCCGAGGTGCTCCAGCTCTTCGGCAAGCGTGTGGTGCCCGTCCACCCGAAGGCGGAGACGGTGCACGGGGAGCAGGGGTACGCCTCCCTCGCGGACATCCCCTTCGAGGTGGACGTCGTCGACGTCTTCGTCAACAGCGAGCTCGCGGGCGCCGTCGCCGACGAGGCGGTCGCCAAGGGCGCGAAGGCGGTGTGGTTCCAACTGGACGTCGTCGACGAGGCCGCCTACGACCGTACGCGCGCCGCCGGTCTGGAGATGGTCATGGACCGTTGCCCGGCGATCGAGATTCCCCGGCTGGGCCGGAACTCCTGA
- a CDS encoding amino acid transporter, with amino-acid sequence MTGTRVNETGAGSPSSRWRSWLLEGLSEQTARHPGPHAAPRAEQEGHRWWRVMCLTGVDYFSTLGYQPGIAALAAGLLSPLATLVLIALTLLGALPVYRRVAHESPHGEGSIAMLERLLPWWSGKIFVLVLLGFAATDFMITITLSAADAAAHVVENPFAPHWMADGNEWITLVLVGALGAVFLKGFREAIGIAVVLVGTYLALNLVVLAVSAHEILTHPVRIGDWTDAMTAEHSSPWIMVGVALVVFPKLALGMSGFETGVAVMPQVKGDPTDTFENPTGRVRDTRKLLTTAALTMSCFLLLSSLATTILIPQDEFKSGGPANGRALAYLAHEHLGEAFGTVYDVSTIAILWFAGASALAGLLNLVPRYLPRYGMAPEWTRAVRPLVLVFMAAAVFITLWFNANVDDQSGAYATGVLVLMLSAAFASTVAVHRHGHRRATLGFGAITAVFAYTLVANVIERPDGIKIAAIFIFAILVTSFGSRVHRAFELRAAEVTIDEAAARFVDEAARLGPLQLIANEPQEHSTRAYRAKEWEQREHTPIPGGGLVLFLEVFVRDSSDFTADVAVHGDEKHGVRRLRVSGPTVPNSIAAVLLALRDRTGQVPHAYFSWTEGNPVSQLIRFLVFGDGEVAPVTREVLRRAETDPERRPRVHVG; translated from the coding sequence ATGACCGGCACTCGGGTGAATGAGACCGGCGCGGGTTCGCCGTCCTCCCGTTGGCGGAGCTGGCTCCTGGAAGGGCTGAGCGAGCAGACCGCCCGTCATCCGGGCCCGCACGCCGCCCCGCGCGCGGAGCAGGAGGGCCACCGCTGGTGGCGGGTGATGTGTCTGACCGGCGTCGACTACTTCTCCACACTGGGCTACCAGCCGGGCATCGCCGCCCTCGCGGCCGGTCTGCTGTCCCCGCTCGCGACGCTCGTGCTGATCGCGCTGACGCTGCTCGGCGCGCTGCCGGTGTACCGCCGGGTGGCGCACGAGAGCCCGCACGGCGAGGGCTCGATCGCCATGCTGGAGCGGCTGCTGCCGTGGTGGTCGGGGAAGATCTTCGTGCTGGTGCTGCTGGGGTTCGCGGCCACCGACTTCATGATCACGATCACCCTGTCGGCCGCGGACGCCGCCGCGCACGTCGTGGAGAACCCGTTCGCCCCGCACTGGATGGCCGACGGCAACGAGTGGATCACGCTGGTGCTGGTCGGCGCGCTGGGCGCGGTGTTCCTCAAGGGCTTCCGGGAGGCCATCGGCATCGCGGTGGTGCTGGTGGGGACGTACCTCGCGCTCAACCTCGTCGTGCTCGCCGTCTCCGCCCACGAGATCCTCACGCATCCCGTGCGGATCGGCGACTGGACCGACGCGATGACCGCCGAGCACTCCTCGCCGTGGATCATGGTCGGCGTGGCGCTGGTGGTCTTCCCGAAGCTGGCGCTCGGCATGTCCGGCTTCGAGACCGGCGTGGCGGTGATGCCGCAGGTCAAGGGCGATCCGACGGACACGTTCGAGAATCCGACGGGGCGGGTGCGGGACACCCGCAAGCTGCTCACCACGGCCGCGCTGACCATGAGCTGCTTCCTGCTGCTGTCCAGTCTCGCGACGACGATCCTGATCCCGCAGGACGAGTTCAAGAGCGGCGGCCCGGCGAACGGGCGGGCGCTGGCCTATCTCGCGCACGAACATCTGGGCGAGGCCTTCGGCACGGTCTACGACGTCTCCACCATCGCGATCCTGTGGTTCGCGGGCGCCTCCGCGCTCGCCGGTCTGCTCAACCTCGTCCCGCGGTATCTGCCGCGCTACGGCATGGCGCCCGAATGGACGCGCGCGGTGCGGCCGCTGGTGCTGGTGTTCATGGCGGCCGCCGTCTTCATCACCCTGTGGTTCAACGCGAACGTCGACGACCAGAGCGGCGCCTACGCGACCGGCGTGCTGGTGCTGATGCTGTCGGCGGCGTTCGCGTCCACCGTCGCCGTGCACCGGCACGGGCACCGCCGGGCCACGCTCGGCTTCGGCGCGATCACGGCCGTCTTCGCCTACACGCTCGTCGCGAACGTCATCGAGCGGCCGGACGGCATCAAGATCGCGGCGATCTTCATCTTCGCCATCCTGGTCACGTCGTTCGGTTCACGGGTGCACCGGGCCTTCGAGCTGCGCGCCGCGGAGGTGACGATCGACGAGGCGGCGGCCCGGTTCGTCGACGAGGCCGCCCGCCTCGGCCCCCTCCAGCTCATCGCGAACGAGCCGCAGGAACACAGCACGCGCGCGTACCGCGCCAAGGAGTGGGAACAGCGCGAGCACACCCCGATCCCCGGCGGCGGCCTGGTGCTGTTCCTGGAGGTGTTCGTCCGGGACTCCTCCGACTTCACGGCCGACGTCGCCGTGCACGGCGACGAGAAGCACGGGGTGCGCCGACTGCGCGTCTCGGGCCCGACCGTCCCCAACAGCATCGCCGCCGTCCTGCTGGCGCTGCGCGACCGCACGGGGCAGGTCCCGCACGCCTATTTCAGCTGGACCGAGGGCAACCCGGTGAGCCAGCTGATCCGCTTCCTCGTCTTCGGCGACGGCGAGGTCGCCCCGGTCACCCGCGAGGTGCTGCGCCGCGCGGAGACCGATCCCGAACGGCGACCGCGCGTGCACGTCGGCTAG
- a CDS encoding YbaK/EbsC family protein, protein MRAPIGHFDTAVPAPDCLDELTGPVADAVRHWSGGVPADRIVYVDTDPQWADTATFVEHYGRELLERSANCVVVAGKRGGGTTLAACLVLSTTRVDVNGVVRRQLGARKASFAAMDTAVGETGMEYGGITPIGLPAAWPVLVDSAVVDLPYVLVGSGRRRGKLLVPGKALAELPGAVVLEGLGVA, encoded by the coding sequence ATGCGCGCACCCATCGGACACTTCGACACCGCCGTCCCCGCCCCCGACTGCCTCGACGAACTGACCGGCCCGGTCGCCGACGCCGTACGCCACTGGAGCGGCGGCGTGCCCGCCGACCGGATCGTCTACGTCGACACCGACCCGCAGTGGGCCGACACGGCCACCTTCGTGGAGCACTACGGCCGTGAACTGCTGGAGCGGTCCGCGAACTGTGTGGTGGTGGCCGGCAAGCGCGGCGGCGGGACGACCCTCGCCGCGTGCCTCGTCCTGTCGACCACCCGCGTCGACGTCAACGGCGTCGTCCGCCGCCAACTCGGCGCCCGGAAGGCCTCGTTCGCCGCGATGGACACGGCCGTCGGGGAGACCGGCATGGAGTACGGCGGGATCACCCCGATCGGACTCCCCGCCGCCTGGCCGGTATTGGTGGACTCCGCCGTCGTCGACCTGCCGTACGTCCTGGTGGGCAGCGGACGCCGACGAGGCAAGCTCCTGGTGCCGGGCAAGGCCCTCGCCGAACTGCCGGGCGCGGTGGTGCTGGAGGGGCTCGGCGTGGCCTGA
- a CDS encoding ArsR/SmtB family transcription factor has product MSARMHLSPAHHAHPRTPGEEQFALAAELLALLGDRTRLALLHALASGEADVTTLTERCGAARPAVSQHLARLRLAGLVHTRKEGRRVIYSLSDGHLRRLVDEALNVADHRLGDEPPHD; this is encoded by the coding sequence ATGAGCGCACGCATGCACCTGTCACCTGCGCACCATGCGCATCCGCGCACGCCCGGCGAGGAGCAGTTCGCCCTCGCCGCCGAGCTCCTCGCCCTGCTCGGCGACCGCACCCGGCTCGCCCTGCTGCACGCGCTCGCCTCGGGCGAGGCCGATGTGACGACGCTGACGGAGCGCTGCGGGGCGGCCCGGCCGGCGGTCAGCCAGCACCTGGCGCGGCTGCGGCTGGCCGGGCTCGTGCACACGCGGAAGGAGGGCCGCCGGGTGATCTACTCGCTCTCCGACGGCCATCTGCGCCGTCTGGTGGACGAGGCGCTGAACGTGGCGGACCACCGGCTCGGGGACGAGCCGCCGCACGACTGA
- a CDS encoding 4-hydroxybenzoate 3-monooxygenase, with translation MTTNSPSPHHSPVVVVGAGPAGLTVGNILRAASVDCVVLETESREFIERRPRAGVIEEWAVRGLRQRGLAENLLERAQRHSACEFRFGGERYRFSYTELTGHHHWVYPQPLLVTDLVHEYVDVRGGDARFSVRDVELHDLDTARPSVSYTCPDTGERRLLTCDFVVGADGARGVGRAALVPERARIARHDYGIGWLALLAEAPPSSDCVLFGVHANGFAGHMARSPEVTRYYLQCPPGDDPENWSHDRIWSELHQRLGASDGPPLTEGRLVEKRVLDMHDYVVEPMTHGRLFLAGDSAHLVAPIAAKGMNLALHDAFLLGDSLVAYLDGGDGAGLDGYSEACLRRVWDYQEFSQWLSEVYHGTAAGDPFRAGTTLARLRRLFTSPTAAAAFAEQYLGTAEHY, from the coding sequence GTGACCACCAACTCCCCTTCCCCCCACCACAGCCCGGTCGTCGTCGTGGGCGCGGGCCCCGCGGGTCTCACCGTCGGCAACATCCTGCGGGCCGCGTCCGTCGACTGTGTCGTCCTGGAGACGGAGAGCCGTGAGTTCATCGAACGGCGGCCACGGGCGGGCGTCATCGAGGAGTGGGCCGTCCGCGGACTGCGGCAAAGAGGCCTGGCCGAGAACCTGTTGGAGCGCGCCCAGCGGCACTCCGCGTGCGAGTTCCGCTTCGGCGGCGAACGGTACCGCTTCTCCTACACCGAGCTGACGGGACATCACCACTGGGTGTACCCACAGCCGTTGCTGGTGACGGACCTGGTCCACGAGTACGTCGACGTACGCGGCGGCGACGCCCGTTTCTCGGTGCGCGACGTGGAGCTGCACGACCTCGACACGGCTCGGCCGTCGGTGTCGTACACCTGCCCCGACACGGGTGAACGGCGGCTGCTGACCTGTGACTTCGTCGTCGGCGCGGACGGGGCGCGCGGGGTCGGCCGGGCCGCGCTGGTGCCGGAGCGGGCGCGGATCGCGCGGCACGACTACGGCATAGGCTGGCTGGCGCTGCTCGCCGAGGCGCCGCCGTCCTCCGACTGCGTGCTGTTCGGAGTCCATGCCAACGGGTTCGCCGGGCACATGGCCCGCAGTCCCGAGGTGACCCGGTACTACCTCCAGTGCCCGCCCGGCGACGACCCGGAGAACTGGTCCCACGACCGGATCTGGTCCGAGCTGCACCAGCGTCTCGGGGCGTCCGACGGTCCGCCGCTCACCGAGGGACGGCTGGTCGAGAAGCGTGTGCTGGACATGCACGACTACGTGGTCGAGCCGATGACGCACGGGCGGCTCTTCCTGGCCGGGGACTCGGCCCACCTCGTCGCGCCCATCGCGGCGAAGGGCATGAACCTCGCCCTGCACGACGCGTTCCTGCTGGGCGACTCACTGGTCGCCTACCTGGACGGCGGTGACGGCGCCGGCCTGGACGGCTATTCGGAGGCGTGTCTGCGCCGGGTGTGGGACTACCAGGAGTTCTCGCAGTGGCTGTCGGAGGTCTACCACGGGACCGCGGCCGGTGACCCGTTCCGCGCGGGCACGACGTTGGCCCGGCTGCGCCGTCTGTTCACGTCTCCCACCGCCGCCGCCGCTTTCGCGGAGCAGTACCTCGGGACCGCGGAACACTACTGA
- a CDS encoding ScbA/BarX family gamma-butyrolactone biosynthesis protein has translation MTAIPRQYVHKTAQAEVLICGWQNNGDDSFLAPAQWPRSHSFYAPAHGLHDPMLFAESVRQAMPLVSHVGYGAPMDHRQIWDRFRCTLSPEALRHERLPADLEIHLTGADVVKRAGRLGGMALRATAVRGEQRMGVAETRFANQAPAIYRRLRGPRCDAARTMAGAVPLPAPIAPDQAGRIDPQDVVLAPGRADRHWQLRVDVTHPVLFDHPVDHIPGMLLLEAARQAAHSALHPRQTVMTSIDATFTRFVEFDAPCWIKAEPTAATTPGQESVRITARQGDDVPFTATVTSLAVKR, from the coding sequence ATGACGGCCATCCCGCGTCAGTACGTACACAAGACCGCCCAGGCCGAAGTCCTGATCTGCGGCTGGCAGAACAACGGTGACGACTCCTTTCTCGCCCCTGCCCAGTGGCCCCGGTCCCACAGCTTCTACGCACCGGCCCACGGCCTGCACGACCCGATGCTCTTCGCCGAGAGCGTCCGTCAGGCGATGCCCCTGGTCAGCCACGTCGGGTACGGGGCACCCATGGACCACCGCCAGATATGGGACCGGTTCCGCTGCACCCTCTCCCCCGAAGCGCTGCGGCACGAGCGGCTGCCCGCCGACCTGGAAATACACCTCACGGGCGCCGACGTCGTCAAACGCGCCGGACGCCTCGGCGGGATGGCGCTGCGGGCCACGGCAGTCCGGGGCGAGCAGCGCATGGGAGTCGCCGAGACCCGGTTCGCCAACCAGGCGCCCGCCATCTACCGGCGCCTGCGCGGCCCGCGCTGCGACGCCGCCCGCACCATGGCCGGCGCCGTCCCGCTGCCCGCGCCGATCGCGCCCGACCAGGCGGGCCGGATCGACCCGCAGGACGTCGTCCTCGCCCCCGGGCGAGCGGACCGGCACTGGCAGTTGCGGGTCGACGTGACACACCCCGTGCTGTTCGACCACCCGGTCGACCACATCCCCGGCATGCTGCTCCTGGAGGCGGCCCGCCAAGCGGCCCACTCCGCACTGCACCCCCGGCAGACCGTCATGACCAGCATCGACGCCACGTTCACGCGATTCGTCGAGTTCGATGCCCCGTGCTGGATCAAGGCGGAGCCGACCGCCGCCACCACGCCCGGCCAGGAGAGCGTCCGGATCACCGCCCGCCAGGGCGACGACGTGCCGTTCACCGCGACGGTGACCTCTCTGGCCGTCAAGCGCTGA
- a CDS encoding YigZ family protein — MQDEYRTVAHVGVHETEVNRSRFLCALAPAATEQEAQEFIASVRREHADATHNCWAYVIGADASVQKASDDGEPGGTAGVPMLQMLLRRDMRYVVAVVTRYYGGVKLGAGGLIRAYGGAVGEALDTLGTLTRRRFRLATLTVDHQRAGKVQNDLHSTGRAVRDVRYGEAVTIEIGLPDADVDAFRAWLADATAGTAGFELGGEAYGDA; from the coding sequence ATGCAGGACGAGTACCGCACAGTGGCCCACGTGGGCGTGCACGAGACCGAGGTCAACCGCTCCCGCTTCCTGTGCGCCCTCGCCCCGGCGGCCACCGAGCAGGAGGCCCAGGAGTTCATCGCGTCCGTCCGCAGGGAGCACGCCGACGCCACCCACAACTGCTGGGCGTACGTCATCGGCGCCGACGCCTCCGTCCAGAAGGCGAGCGACGACGGCGAACCCGGCGGCACCGCGGGCGTCCCGATGCTCCAGATGCTGCTGCGCCGCGACATGCGGTACGTCGTCGCCGTCGTCACCCGCTACTACGGGGGCGTCAAGCTCGGCGCCGGCGGCCTCATCCGGGCGTACGGCGGCGCGGTCGGCGAGGCCCTCGACACTCTCGGCACCCTCACCCGCCGCCGCTTCCGCCTGGCCACGCTGACCGTGGACCACCAGCGCGCCGGCAAGGTGCAGAACGACCTGCACTCGACCGGACGCGCGGTACGGGACGTCCGCTACGGCGAGGCGGTCACCATCGAGATCGGCCTCCCGGACGCCGACGTGGACGCCTTCCGCGCCTGGCTCGCGGACGCGACGGCGGGCACGGCGGGCTTCGAGCTGGGCGGCGAGGCGTACGGGGACGCATGA